GTCGAGGGCGATTCGGCCGATGCCATACTCGACGTAGCCGCCGATATCCATGCGGATGTTATTGTGATGGGCTCCCACAGCCGGAGATGGCTCGATAAGATCCTGGTGGGAAGCGTAACCGAACGGGTTTTGCACAAGTCCAAGATTCCGCTCTTCATCGTTCCAACCCGAGGATAACTCACATCGGATAAATAAGGAATCAGAACAAAAAAAGAAAGTCGCCCCGGTGAGGGCGACTTTCTGCTATTTGAATAGTCCCAGACTAGAACATCTTCATTTCATCAAGAACGTTCATTACGTTCTTAACCGCCTTAGCGCTGGTTTCAAGCTGAGCTTGCTCTTCAGCGGTAAGCTTAAGGTCGATGATCTTTTCGATACCGTTCTTGCCAAGTACAACAGGTACGCCAAGGGCGATGCCCTTCATGCCGTACTCGCCGTTAAGCATAGCGCAAACTGGGTAAACCGACTTGGTGTCGCGTACGATAGCCTCTACCATTTGGGCAGCAGCAGTACCAGGAGCATACCAAGCAGAAGTTCCTTGAAGAGCTACGATCTCGCCACCACCGTTTTGGGTGCGCTTGATGATCTCCTGAAGGCGATCTTCAGCGATTAGCTGACGTACTGGAATACCGCAAACTGAGGTATAGCTTGGTAGTGGAACCATGGTGTCACCATGACCACCCAAAAGAAGCGCTTCGATGCCGATAGGCGAAACGTTAAGCTCCGATGCGATGAACGCTTTGTAGCGAGCAGTATCAAGGATACCAGCCATACCGAATACGCGGTTTGATGGAACCTTAGCAGCAAGGAATGCAGCGTAGGTCATAACATCAAGTGGGTTCGATACAACGATGATCTTAGCATCTGGAGAATGCTTAATGATGTTTTCGGTAACTTCCTTAACAATCTTAGCGTTGGTCGAAATTAGGTCGTCGCGGCTCATACCGGGCTTACGAGGAAGACCTGCAGTAATAACTACAACTTCAGAACCTGCAGTTTTGTCGTAGCCTTCTGGACCAACACCAGTAACACGGGTGCTGAATCCTTGGATAGGTGCAGTTTGCCACATATCAAGGGCCTTACCTTGAGCAACGCCTTCACGAACGTCAACCAATACAACCTCGTTGCAAAGATCCTTGCGAGCAATCTCGTGAGCACAAGTTGCGCCCACATTACCAGCACCTACAACTGTAATTTTCATAATTTGAATGTTATTTAATTAAAACCTCTCTTCATTTTCAGATTGTTAGCACGACTTATTGCTAACAAATTCACAGCCCAAATATAGGATAGTATTTCAAATATTATCCCTCTATTTTCAAGTTCAACAGCATGTTTTTAACGTATTAAGCTTTCGTAGTCAGCCTCCAGCTCCCTCCCCTTTTCGAAGTCGTAGAGCGACACACGTCGAAGATCGTAGTAGTACCACCAGAAGTTTTCCAGCGTATTTACGAAGTTAGAGTTGGCGTTATCCTTCTCGGAGAGCGCCGTATTCAGGTCGAGCACCGAAATCTTTCCGGCGATGAAGCGATCCATCGACACCTTGTAGCGTATCTGTGCAATGGTATCCGACTTAGCGGCAATCCGGTACTTCTGCCCCATCATGTTAAAGCGCATAACCTTAACAAAGATATTCTGGTCAAACTCTATCTGCGACTGCTCCGTCTTTCCCTTCACCAAATCGAGGTTGCTCTGCGCCATCTTAATCTTTCCACGCCGCTGCCCCCAGTCGATGATGGGCATCGAAATGGTAACCTGTGCCGTT
This window of the uncultured Acetobacteroides sp. genome carries:
- the mdh gene encoding malate dehydrogenase produces the protein MMKITVVGAGNVGATCAHEIARKDLCNEVVLVDVREGVAQGKALDMWQTAPIQGFSTRVTGVGPEGYDKTAGSEVVVITAGLPRKPGMSRDDLISTNAKIVKEVTENIIKHSPDAKIIVVSNPLDVMTYAAFLAAKVPSNRVFGMAGILDTARYKAFIASELNVSPIGIEALLLGGHGDTMVPLPSYTSVCGIPVRQLIAEDRLQEIIKRTQNGGGEIVALQGTSAWYAPGTAAAQMVEAIVRDTKSVYPVCAMLNGEYGMKGIALGVPVVLGKNGIEKIIDLKLTAEEQAQLETSAKAVKNVMNVLDEMKMF